One genomic window of Paeniglutamicibacter sp. Y32M11 includes the following:
- a CDS encoding AMP-binding protein produces the protein MQSHEHPQTIPALVAYAAEHFTDREALVDGPVRLSFAQLAEQVHQCAAGLIASGVKHGDKVAIWAPNTARWVIAALAATSVGAAMVPLNSRYRGIEAHQILSRAEARVLFVAEGFLDTSYTRLLVDGAAQLGYGDEAHVVPGLPKLRSIISLPVNASDGAQLYGAALPVTSWDDFIASGLGIDPALVTERAEQVGADDIADVIFTSGTTGRSKGVISAHRQSLGVSYAWAGHAQMGPDDRYLVVSPFSHTFGYKVGILVCLATGAAIYPMPTFDLDEAVRLLREEKISVLPGAPTIHQSILDHPKFPAAAEMNWRLAVLGSAMVPDRLLERLRTEAQVQQLTTAYGLSEAVVVTMCRPGDSAHTVTSTSGRPTAGFEVRIVDTSGASVPSGTPGEILVRGENLMLGYLDDPQATNNAIDANGWLHTGDMGKLNEAGYLSIVDRIKDMFTVGGFNVYPAEVENTIGSLYGVSACAVLSRPDDRMGEVAHAVVEVLTDSHLSEQDVIAHCRKWLANYKVPRSVEITHQLPRNAAGKILKRNLRPLATTTAGAHA, from the coding sequence ATGCAGAGCCATGAGCATCCGCAAACCATCCCCGCTCTGGTGGCCTACGCCGCCGAGCATTTCACCGATCGGGAAGCATTGGTCGATGGACCAGTGCGCCTGAGTTTCGCCCAGCTGGCCGAGCAGGTGCACCAGTGCGCTGCCGGCTTGATCGCCAGCGGCGTGAAGCATGGGGACAAAGTCGCCATCTGGGCGCCGAACACCGCCCGCTGGGTCATTGCCGCGCTGGCCGCAACCAGCGTTGGAGCCGCCATGGTTCCGTTGAATTCGCGCTACCGCGGCATCGAAGCACACCAGATCCTTTCCCGGGCGGAGGCCCGGGTTTTGTTCGTTGCCGAAGGATTCTTGGACACCTCTTACACCCGACTGCTCGTCGACGGTGCCGCGCAGCTTGGCTACGGCGATGAAGCCCATGTGGTTCCTGGACTGCCCAAGCTCAGATCCATCATCAGCCTGCCGGTCAATGCTTCCGATGGCGCACAGCTGTACGGAGCGGCGCTCCCGGTGACGAGCTGGGACGACTTCATCGCCTCGGGCCTGGGCATCGACCCGGCGCTTGTCACCGAACGCGCCGAGCAGGTGGGCGCGGACGACATCGCGGACGTCATCTTCACCTCGGGCACCACCGGACGGAGCAAGGGTGTCATCTCGGCGCACCGCCAGTCCCTGGGGGTCAGCTACGCGTGGGCCGGACACGCCCAAATGGGGCCGGATGACCGCTACCTCGTGGTCAGTCCGTTCTCCCACACCTTCGGCTACAAGGTCGGTATCCTGGTGTGCCTGGCCACCGGCGCGGCGATCTACCCGATGCCGACCTTCGACCTGGATGAAGCCGTGCGCCTGCTGCGCGAGGAGAAAATCAGCGTGCTCCCCGGAGCGCCAACCATCCATCAGTCGATCCTTGACCACCCGAAGTTCCCGGCGGCCGCGGAAATGAACTGGCGCCTGGCAGTGCTTGGCTCCGCCATGGTTCCGGACCGCCTGCTTGAACGCTTGCGCACTGAAGCCCAGGTTCAGCAGTTGACCACCGCCTACGGACTGAGTGAAGCCGTGGTTGTCACGATGTGCCGCCCCGGCGACAGCGCCCACACCGTCACCAGCACCTCAGGGCGGCCCACCGCAGGCTTCGAGGTACGCATTGTTGACACCAGCGGCGCCAGCGTCCCCTCCGGCACTCCCGGAGAAATCCTGGTCCGTGGCGAGAACCTCATGCTCGGTTACCTCGATGACCCGCAGGCAACCAACAACGCCATCGACGCCAATGGCTGGCTGCACACCGGGGACATGGGAAAGCTGAACGAGGCCGGCTACCTGAGCATCGTTGACCGCATCAAGGACATGTTCACCGTGGGCGGGTTCAACGTGTACCCGGCAGAGGTTGAAAACACCATCGGATCCCTGTACGGCGTTTCGGCCTGCGCAGTGCTCTCCCGGCCAGATGATCGCATGGGCGAGGTGGCGCACGCGGTGGTAGAGGTGCTGACGGACTCGCACCTTTCGGAGCAAGATGTCATCGCCCACTGCCGGAAGTGGCTGGCCAACTACAAGGTGCCGCGTTCAGTGGAAATCACCCACCAACTGCCGCGCAACGCTGCCGGTAAGATCCTGAAGCGCAACCTGCGCCCGCTGGCAACAACCACTGCGGGTGCACATGCCTAG
- a CDS encoding enoyl-CoA hydratase/isomerase family protein yields the protein MPSLRLAGNTAILDLGESENRQGVGWIQRVNDLLDEALAGPATALVTTGSGKFYSNGLDVLEADGPIELDPEYVRLLQELYRRLLVLPMPTVAAVNGHAFGGGALLAMAHDYRVMRTERGFFCFPEVNIGIAFTPGMAALVQAKLTAAQARDAMLTAQHFGGEQAVEAGLVDDAVASEQLLERAVELASANLPRHPRTLGTVKEIMYADAVTALALPHRPAGVLDEARAGHSS from the coding sequence ATGCCTAGCCTGCGACTTGCTGGAAATACCGCCATCTTGGACCTGGGCGAGAGCGAAAACCGCCAGGGCGTTGGCTGGATCCAACGGGTCAACGACCTGCTGGACGAGGCGCTCGCCGGACCCGCCACCGCCCTGGTCACCACTGGCTCAGGAAAGTTCTATTCCAACGGGCTGGATGTTTTAGAAGCCGACGGTCCGATCGAGCTGGACCCCGAGTACGTCAGGCTCCTACAGGAGCTGTACCGGCGCCTATTGGTGCTGCCCATGCCCACCGTGGCGGCCGTCAACGGTCACGCGTTCGGCGGCGGGGCGCTGCTGGCCATGGCACACGACTACAGGGTGATGCGCACCGAACGCGGATTCTTCTGCTTTCCGGAGGTGAACATCGGCATTGCCTTCACCCCGGGAATGGCTGCCCTGGTGCAGGCAAAGCTCACCGCAGCGCAGGCCCGCGACGCGATGCTCACCGCGCAGCACTTCGGCGGGGAGCAGGCGGTCGAGGCCGGACTGGTGGATGACGCGGTAGCCTCCGAGCAGCTGCTCGAACGCGCGGTCGAGCTGGCATCCGCCAACCTGCCGCGGCACCCACGCACCCTAGGCACGGTCAAGGAAATCATGTACGCCGATGCGGTGACCGCCCTAGCGCTGCCGCACCGCCCGGCCGGCGTGCTGGACGAGGCACGCGCAGGGCACAGTAGCTAG
- a CDS encoding FAD-dependent oxidoreductase: MSNNQVWDDEYDVVVVGSGAAAMAGAYSAASRGLKALLVEKTDLLGGASAYAGASCWLPGTQVQQRAEVEDSTESAKAYLASVMGDHEIERREAFVDTAPELVAFFERDPAIEFYWTSFPDYFTGPESKPLGRSMMPVDLPREEIGDLADLVRPVVEYDRYNQPHPDGPLTAGQALIGRLLLALTNTGNGTIRLETELIDLITEDGRVTGVIVKDSEGTRRVRATEGVILGAGGFEANQEWRTENQAPGSAAWTMAPAGANVGTGILAGQKAGGAVEMLNEAWWCPGAVQPRGNTAFALGFRGGVWLDTNGQRFANECLPYDQMGRVLAAAPERIPSWFIFDSRFGGELPGIMRPYNTSPQEHLEAGTWVKADTLEELSQATELPVDALKASIERFNGFTVTGVDEDFHRGENPYDQFFADPAYGPGPTLIAIDQPPYYAARMVLSDLGTKGGLRTDVDARVLREDGTPVPGLYAVGNTSASFSGGFYPGPGTPLGSGMVFAYRAAQTLKAPLKAQVG, encoded by the coding sequence ATGTCCAACAATCAGGTTTGGGACGACGAGTACGACGTTGTGGTCGTCGGTTCCGGCGCTGCGGCCATGGCGGGCGCCTATAGCGCGGCTTCGCGGGGCCTGAAGGCCCTGCTCGTTGAGAAGACCGACCTCCTGGGCGGTGCTTCGGCCTATGCCGGCGCCTCCTGCTGGCTGCCGGGAACCCAGGTGCAGCAGCGCGCCGAGGTCGAGGATTCAACCGAGTCGGCCAAGGCCTACCTTGCCTCCGTCATGGGTGATCATGAGATCGAACGCCGTGAGGCATTCGTCGATACCGCCCCGGAACTGGTTGCCTTCTTCGAGCGGGATCCGGCCATCGAGTTCTACTGGACCTCATTCCCCGACTACTTCACCGGCCCCGAGAGCAAGCCGCTGGGCCGCTCGATGATGCCGGTGGATCTGCCGCGCGAGGAAATCGGCGACCTGGCCGATCTGGTGCGTCCGGTGGTTGAATACGACCGCTACAACCAGCCTCACCCTGATGGCCCGCTGACCGCCGGCCAGGCGCTGATCGGCCGGCTGCTGCTGGCGCTGACCAACACTGGCAACGGCACCATTCGTCTGGAAACCGAACTGATCGACCTGATCACCGAAGACGGCCGGGTGACCGGAGTGATCGTGAAGGACTCCGAGGGTACCCGCCGCGTCCGCGCCACCGAGGGCGTGATCCTTGGAGCCGGCGGTTTCGAGGCGAACCAGGAATGGCGCACCGAGAACCAAGCGCCGGGCTCCGCGGCGTGGACCATGGCTCCGGCCGGTGCAAACGTTGGCACCGGCATCCTGGCTGGCCAGAAAGCCGGCGGCGCCGTGGAGATGCTCAACGAAGCCTGGTGGTGCCCGGGTGCCGTGCAACCACGGGGAAACACTGCCTTTGCACTGGGGTTCCGCGGAGGTGTGTGGCTTGATACCAACGGCCAGCGCTTTGCCAACGAGTGCCTGCCTTACGACCAGATGGGCCGCGTGCTGGCCGCAGCGCCGGAGCGCATCCCGTCCTGGTTCATTTTTGATTCGCGCTTCGGCGGCGAGCTGCCGGGCATCATGCGTCCGTACAACACCTCCCCGCAAGAGCATCTGGAGGCTGGCACCTGGGTCAAGGCGGATACGCTCGAAGAGCTGTCCCAAGCCACAGAGCTGCCGGTCGACGCCCTGAAGGCAAGCATCGAGCGGTTCAACGGCTTCACCGTCACTGGCGTGGATGAGGACTTCCACCGCGGCGAGAACCCGTATGACCAGTTCTTCGCCGACCCGGCCTATGGTCCGGGCCCGACCCTGATTGCGATCGACCAGCCACCGTACTACGCAGCGCGCATGGTGCTCAGCGACCTGGGCACCAAGGGCGGCCTGCGCACCGACGTGGACGCGCGTGTGCTGCGCGAGGACGGCACCCCGGTTCCGGGCCTGTACGCGGTGGGAAATACCAGCGCCTCGTTCTCCGGCGGCTTCTACCCGGGCCCCGGCACCCCGTTGGGTTCGGGCATGGTCTTCGCCTACCGTGCGGCGCAGACCCTGAAGGCACCGCTGAAAGCGCAGGTCGGCTAG
- a CDS encoding ferredoxin--NADP reductase yields the protein MTSTVSSPRITALQTRVVEVIRETADAHTLVLEPASEQSESFRYRPGQFLTLRIPSDRDHDAARCYSLCSSPEQDEQLKVTIKRTRDGYASNWICDNVEAGHVLEVLKPAGTFVPTTLDTDFLLFAAGSGVTPVMSILKSALIAGSGIVTLIYANRDEQSVIFKDELVALTKAYPGRLHVIHWLETVQGIPDLAAMAALAQPYAQREAFICGPGPFMDCIEKALEKVGTAPERIHIERFTSLDADPFAPMKPLIHEADGETATIEVELDGNTSNLAWPAGNKLLDVLLNAGIDAPFSCREGACSACTCILLEGKVEMERNEVLEDQDLEEGLILACQATAVSPHVKISYEG from the coding sequence ATGACCAGCACCGTCAGCAGCCCACGGATCACCGCGCTGCAAACCCGAGTAGTTGAAGTAATCCGGGAAACCGCAGATGCGCATACCCTGGTGCTTGAGCCGGCCTCCGAACAGTCGGAAAGTTTCCGCTACCGCCCGGGTCAGTTCCTGACCCTGCGCATCCCCAGTGACCGGGACCATGACGCGGCCCGCTGTTATTCACTGTGCAGCTCACCTGAACAGGACGAGCAGCTTAAGGTCACCATCAAGCGCACGCGCGACGGGTATGCCTCGAACTGGATCTGCGACAACGTGGAAGCCGGGCACGTGCTGGAGGTGCTCAAGCCGGCCGGAACCTTCGTGCCGACCACGTTGGACACCGACTTCCTGCTGTTCGCAGCGGGCAGCGGAGTGACCCCGGTGATGTCTATCCTGAAATCCGCGCTGATCGCGGGCAGCGGCATCGTGACACTGATCTACGCCAACCGCGACGAGCAGTCGGTGATCTTCAAAGATGAACTGGTGGCGCTGACCAAGGCCTACCCCGGGCGCCTGCACGTGATCCACTGGTTGGAGACCGTGCAGGGCATCCCTGATCTGGCAGCGATGGCAGCCCTGGCTCAGCCCTACGCGCAGCGCGAGGCCTTCATCTGCGGCCCGGGCCCGTTCATGGACTGCATCGAGAAGGCGCTGGAGAAGGTGGGGACCGCTCCCGAGCGCATCCACATTGAACGCTTTACTTCGTTAGATGCGGATCCATTCGCACCTATGAAACCGCTGATTCACGAAGCGGACGGTGAAACGGCCACCATCGAAGTGGAGCTCGACGGAAATACCAGCAACTTAGCCTGGCCCGCCGGAAACAAGCTGCTCGACGTGCTGCTCAACGCAGGCATCGACGCGCCCTTTTCCTGCCGCGAGGGGGCGTGCAGCGCCTGCACCTGCATCCTGCTGGAGGGCAAGGTCGAGATGGAACGCAACGAGGTGCTCGAAGACCAAGACCTGGAAGAAGGCCTGATCCTGGCCTGCCAGGCCACGGCAGTGAGTCCGCACGTGAAGATCTCCTACGAGGGATAG
- a CDS encoding alpha/beta fold hydrolase, whose product MTTELRSLPGGTPLAGTDAILRELPTEQGTLRYWEAGEGSPLVFLHGSGPGVSGWQNFGAVLPAFAKHFRCYVVEFPGFGISDPTDLHPMPAGAQAVIDLLDGLGLETVDIIGNSMGGMVGTLFSMSHPERVRRLVTVGGLGLNTFAPFPAEGINLLVAFTEDPTRERLIQWLHSMVYDEETVTEELIEKRWALATEPGTLASARKMYSAAAMKAMIAAQAESDVPPAWAMLHKVKAKTLILWGRDDRVTPMDAALIPMRTIPDVELHVFPRCGHWAMIEQKQAFESVVVEFLNREENVS is encoded by the coding sequence ATGACTACGGAACTTCGGAGTTTGCCGGGCGGAACGCCTCTAGCCGGCACCGACGCAATCCTGCGTGAATTGCCCACCGAGCAGGGAACGCTGCGCTACTGGGAAGCCGGCGAGGGCAGTCCCCTGGTGTTCCTGCATGGTTCGGGGCCGGGCGTCAGCGGATGGCAGAACTTCGGTGCTGTATTGCCGGCCTTTGCCAAGCATTTCCGCTGCTATGTGGTGGAATTCCCGGGTTTCGGAATCAGTGACCCCACAGACCTGCACCCCATGCCTGCAGGGGCCCAGGCCGTGATCGACCTGCTCGACGGGTTGGGCCTCGAGACGGTCGACATCATCGGCAACTCCATGGGCGGCATGGTCGGAACACTGTTCTCCATGAGTCATCCCGAGCGCGTGCGCCGTCTGGTGACTGTGGGCGGACTGGGCCTGAATACCTTCGCCCCGTTCCCCGCCGAGGGAATCAATCTGTTGGTTGCCTTCACCGAGGACCCCACCCGCGAACGTCTCATCCAGTGGCTTCACTCAATGGTTTACGACGAAGAAACCGTGACCGAAGAGCTGATTGAAAAGCGCTGGGCTCTGGCCACCGAACCTGGAACCCTGGCGAGCGCCCGCAAGATGTACAGCGCCGCAGCGATGAAGGCCATGATTGCCGCACAAGCAGAATCCGATGTCCCCCCGGCCTGGGCAATGTTGCATAAGGTCAAGGCGAAGACGCTGATCCTGTGGGGCCGCGATGACCGGGTCACGCCAATGGACGCCGCGCTGATCCCGATGCGCACCATTCCCGACGTGGAACTGCATGTGTTTCCCCGGTGTGGGCACTGGGCCATGATCGAGCAGAAGCAGGCCTTTGAAAGCGTCGTCGTTGAATTCCTGAACCGTGAGGAGAACGTGTCATGA
- a CDS encoding acyl-CoA dehydrogenase family protein, whose amino-acid sequence MTTTTVSDVLTTRADELRSLASVNEELGKLSDETVQILRESGVMKLLAPVEYGGTRAHPVEFAETVMKIASLDGSAGWVAGVVGVHPWELELMSPKLQEEIWGEDEDTWVSSPYAPMGTASPVEGGYRFTGHWQFSTGTDHSEWVILGAFLGDSEGKPVQPPRFLHVVVPRKDYTIVEDSWEVVGLKGTGSKDVIIDDVFVPEYRAIDQAELFAGETARKAGKTEPIHRLPFYSIFPVGLTAAVIGIAEGALQAHLDYQRERVQINGFKSVEDPYTMYAVSEAAGEISASRDTLLASISRLYDTVAAGGEISLEQRAVARRTQIQAAWRATNAIDAILSRSGGNGLRLHNPVQRFWRDAHMGLAHAIHVPGPSYHAAIMTEVGVEPPANLAAAV is encoded by the coding sequence ATGACGACAACCACCGTGAGCGATGTCCTCACCACCCGTGCCGATGAGCTCCGCTCATTGGCTTCCGTCAATGAAGAACTGGGCAAGCTCAGCGATGAAACCGTGCAGATCCTGCGTGAGAGCGGCGTTATGAAGCTGCTGGCACCGGTCGAGTACGGCGGCACCCGCGCCCACCCTGTGGAATTCGCCGAAACCGTCATGAAGATCGCAAGCCTGGACGGCTCAGCCGGCTGGGTTGCCGGAGTGGTCGGCGTGCACCCATGGGAGCTGGAGCTCATGTCGCCGAAGCTGCAGGAGGAAATCTGGGGCGAAGACGAAGACACCTGGGTTTCCTCGCCATACGCACCTATGGGCACCGCATCTCCAGTTGAGGGCGGCTACCGCTTCACCGGCCACTGGCAGTTCTCCACCGGCACCGACCACTCGGAGTGGGTCATCCTCGGCGCCTTCCTAGGCGATTCGGAGGGCAAGCCGGTTCAGCCACCGCGCTTCCTTCACGTGGTTGTTCCGCGCAAGGACTACACCATCGTGGAGGACTCCTGGGAGGTCGTGGGGCTGAAGGGCACCGGCAGCAAGGACGTCATCATCGATGACGTTTTCGTTCCCGAATACCGCGCCATCGACCAGGCCGAGCTGTTCGCCGGCGAGACGGCCCGCAAGGCAGGGAAGACCGAGCCCATTCACCGCCTGCCGTTCTACAGCATCTTCCCGGTTGGACTGACCGCAGCTGTCATCGGAATCGCCGAGGGAGCGCTGCAGGCCCACCTCGACTACCAGCGCGAACGCGTACAGATCAACGGATTCAAGTCAGTCGAAGACCCATACACGATGTACGCGGTCAGCGAGGCCGCCGGTGAAATCAGCGCTTCGCGCGACACCCTGCTGGCCAGCATCAGCCGCCTCTACGACACGGTGGCCGCCGGCGGAGAAATCAGCCTCGAGCAGCGCGCGGTTGCCCGCCGCACCCAGATCCAGGCCGCATGGCGTGCGACCAACGCCATCGACGCGATCCTTTCGCGCTCGGGCGGCAACGGACTGCGCCTGCACAACCCGGTCCAACGTTTCTGGCGCGACGCCCACATGGGCCTGGCTCATGCGATCCATGTCCCGGGCCCGAGCTACCACGCCGCGATCATGACCGAGGTAGGCGTCGAACCACCAGCGAATCTCGCCGCCGCCGTCTAG
- a CDS encoding VOC family protein, with protein sequence MTHIRGLGYLKVQTQHIARWRELTVEALGFAETVGPNPDGLYLRMDEREARLIVIPGDVDQVVAVGWEVRDQFALASVAKDVEAAGITVTWLTEEENDERGLEQVITFTDPAGHPVEIFFGPRLDHTPLKTGYAQKFITGAQGMGHVVLPTTEMEQTTSFYTEVLGFLPRGAVRLGPQRPATRFRFYGCNERHHSLAMGPAPHGEAPGLVHLMVEVEDLDTVGRAYDKVRQMDFNITASLGRHTNDHMVSFYVRAPGGWDIEYGTDGLLVDEAYYTSEEITAESYWGHSHEGAEPLAAFVPPVEVTAGV encoded by the coding sequence ATGACTCATATCCGTGGACTTGGATATCTCAAGGTTCAGACCCAGCACATTGCCCGCTGGCGAGAACTGACCGTCGAGGCCCTGGGCTTCGCCGAAACCGTTGGCCCAAACCCTGACGGACTGTACCTGCGCATGGATGAGCGCGAAGCCCGCCTGATCGTTATTCCGGGCGACGTTGACCAGGTCGTTGCCGTTGGCTGGGAGGTCCGCGACCAGTTCGCACTGGCCTCCGTGGCCAAGGACGTCGAGGCCGCAGGCATCACCGTCACATGGTTGACGGAAGAGGAAAATGACGAGCGTGGCCTGGAGCAGGTCATCACGTTCACCGATCCAGCCGGCCACCCGGTTGAAATCTTCTTCGGCCCGCGTCTGGACCACACCCCGTTGAAAACCGGTTACGCCCAGAAGTTCATCACCGGTGCGCAGGGCATGGGACACGTGGTGTTGCCGACCACCGAGATGGAGCAGACCACCTCCTTCTACACCGAGGTGTTGGGCTTCCTGCCCCGCGGCGCCGTCCGCCTGGGTCCACAACGCCCAGCAACCCGCTTCCGCTTCTATGGCTGCAACGAACGTCACCACTCGCTGGCTATGGGACCGGCCCCGCACGGGGAGGCACCGGGCTTGGTCCACCTCATGGTCGAGGTCGAGGATCTGGACACCGTTGGCCGTGCCTACGACAAGGTTCGCCAGATGGACTTCAACATCACTGCGTCCCTGGGCCGCCACACCAACGACCACATGGTTTCCTTTTACGTCCGGGCACCGGGCGGTTGGGACATCGAGTACGGCACGGACGGCTTGCTGGTTGACGAGGCCTACTACACCTCGGAAGAAATCACCGCCGAAAGCTACTGGGGCCATTCCCATGAGGGCGCCGAACCGTTGGCCGCATTCGTACCACCGGTAGAGGTAACCGCGGGCGTATAG
- a CDS encoding group II intron maturase-specific domain-containing protein, translating into MDYSVQKLNQYIRGWMDYFRLSQTPRKYSGLDGWFRRRMRQIR; encoded by the coding sequence ATGGACTACAGCGTTCAAAAGCTGAACCAATACATTCGAGGATGGATGGACTATTTCAGGCTGTCGCAGACGCCCAGAAAGTACTCCGGCCTTGATGGGTGGTTCAGGCGACGGATGCGGCAAATCCGTTGA
- a CDS encoding transposase — MERVNKKIKRRNNGRHLREPNGPAAPGGPALVEQHDEWKAGDRRYLSECSMTELMTLDQQVNGTVGKWVSCFPNT; from the coding sequence CTGGAACGGGTCAACAAGAAAATCAAAAGACGAAACAATGGTAGGCATCTTCGCGAACCCAATGGTCCTGCTGCGCCTGGCGGCCCGGCCCTGGTGGAACAGCATGACGAATGGAAAGCCGGGGACCGACGCTACCTTTCGGAGTGCTCCATGACCGAGTTGATGACCCTGGACCAGCAGGTAAATGGCACAGTGGGGAAATGGGTTTCTTGCTTCCCCAACACATAG
- a CDS encoding transposase translates to MAGDGQRQVLGFDLSDCVNEALGIVFLRFSKTRGLGGVDLATSDAHMCLKRSIATAFQGAARQRFRRHFMRNVLTTCRAPKKVSSPLSAPPSACPRHNRSSSSTRKVIKLFASSHPKVWGCFGCPRGRAGFHPVPATSLACWWPGESGQWRPACSQSIRSEWS, encoded by the coding sequence GTGGCGGGCGACGGACAGCGGCAGGTGCTGGGCTTCGACCTCAGTGACTGCGTGAACGAGGCCCTCGGGATAGTGTTCCTGCGCTTCTCGAAGACCCGCGGGCTGGGCGGGGTGGATCTGGCGACCTCCGATGCCCACATGTGCTTGAAAAGGTCCATCGCCACCGCGTTCCAGGGCGCCGCACGGCAACGCTTCCGCAGACATTTCATGCGCAACGTGCTCACCACGTGCCGGGCTCCCAAGAAAGTGTCGTCTCCCTTGTCCGCACCGCCTTCAGCCTGCCCGCGGCACAACAGGTCCAGCAGCAGTACCCGGAAGGTCATCAAGTTGTTCGCCTCCTCGCACCCCAAGGTCTGGGGATGTTTCGGGTGCCCGCGGGGGCGTGCTGGTTTTCACCCAGTTCCTGCCACGTCACTGGCGTGTTGGTGGCCAGGGGAAAGTGGCCAGTGGCGGCCAGCATGCAGCCAGTCGATTCGCTCGGAATGGTCATGA
- a CDS encoding SDR family NAD(P)-dependent oxidoreductase has product MIRSSVFTPGALLTGRRALVTGGASGIGAAIARAFAAHGAHVLVTDLYFGNPLDFDPGSDGTITTLEHDVRTDSPDPLLEHRPDILVNNVGHYLCPPRPFTDNAPDLWAELHEINLGHVLRLTHAVLPGMNERGRGGSIVNLTTVEAHRAMPGHTIYSAYKAALMQFTRSLAAEVGPSGIRVNALAPDLIETVQVPYTDLVPERDLPLWPSWSPLGGPGQPEDVAGAALFLASDLSRFVTGGTIHVDGGTHGAGGWVPRASGGWTNRPRNP; this is encoded by the coding sequence ATGATACGTAGTTCGGTTTTCACGCCCGGGGCTCTGCTCACCGGCCGTCGGGCCCTCGTCACCGGCGGTGCCTCGGGCATCGGCGCAGCCATTGCCCGCGCATTCGCCGCACACGGCGCACACGTCCTCGTCACCGATCTATACTTCGGTAATCCACTCGACTTCGATCCGGGCTCGGACGGGACGATCACCACACTTGAGCACGATGTCCGCACTGACAGCCCTGACCCGCTCCTCGAACATCGGCCCGACATCCTCGTCAACAACGTCGGTCACTACCTGTGCCCCCCGCGACCCTTCACGGACAACGCCCCCGACCTATGGGCGGAGCTACACGAGATTAATCTCGGTCACGTGCTGCGTTTGACCCACGCGGTCCTGCCAGGTATGAACGAGCGTGGCCGCGGCGGCTCGATCGTCAATCTCACCACCGTCGAGGCGCACCGGGCCATGCCTGGCCATACCATCTACTCCGCCTACAAGGCCGCCCTCATGCAGTTCACTCGCTCGCTCGCCGCCGAGGTCGGTCCGTCAGGGATCCGCGTGAACGCCCTCGCCCCGGATCTGATCGAAACCGTCCAGGTTCCTTACACCGATCTCGTGCCCGAAAGGGACCTGCCGCTGTGGCCGAGCTGGTCACCTCTCGGCGGTCCCGGGCAACCCGAAGATGTCGCTGGCGCGGCTCTCTTCCTCGCTTCTGACCTGTCCCGCTTCGTCACCGGCGGCACCATTCACGTCGACGGCGGAACGCACGGCGCCGGCGGCTGGGTACCCCGCGCGTCCGGCGGCTGGACCAACCGTCCTCGTAACCCCTGA
- a CDS encoding NAD(P)-dependent oxidoreductase: protein MKILIVGGTGMIGAHTALHLRDQGNDVTIAARAQMTAESPVADFPILIGDYTLPSLTPEQLSGFDGIVFAAGQDVRHKNSNADDSQFWEKTQSGGVPRFAALAKQAGVPRFVQVGSYYHHLRPDLAVGNPYITARQAADEGARALADDSFIVSTLNPPSIIGVVPGASVNRYRRMVSWAAGNELDIPDFAPVGGTNYMSARSLAEAVWGALRSAKTGSAYLVGDQNLRYREFFQMLVDAAGSSRMIEERNEEHPLLPDNAIIQGRGNALSYEPDAENLCLLSYTRNDCARAVQELVDTVRAAG from the coding sequence ATGAAGATTTTGATTGTCGGTGGCACCGGCATGATCGGCGCCCACACCGCACTGCACCTGCGCGATCAGGGTAACGACGTCACCATCGCAGCGCGCGCCCAGATGACGGCCGAATCGCCGGTAGCCGATTTCCCAATATTGATCGGCGATTACACGCTTCCGTCCTTAACTCCCGAGCAACTATCGGGGTTCGACGGCATCGTCTTCGCGGCCGGCCAAGACGTGAGGCACAAGAATAGCAACGCGGATGATTCGCAGTTCTGGGAGAAGACCCAGTCCGGTGGCGTCCCGCGTTTTGCGGCACTGGCAAAACAGGCGGGCGTTCCCCGGTTCGTTCAGGTAGGCAGCTACTACCATCACCTCCGTCCCGACCTGGCAGTCGGCAACCCATACATTACGGCCCGGCAGGCTGCTGATGAGGGGGCGCGGGCACTCGCGGACGACTCGTTCATAGTCTCGACCCTCAATCCACCGTCCATCATCGGGGTCGTGCCGGGGGCATCGGTGAATCGGTATCGGCGAATGGTCTCGTGGGCCGCGGGCAACGAGCTGGATATCCCCGACTTTGCCCCCGTTGGGGGGACCAACTACATGTCAGCTCGATCGTTAGCGGAAGCGGTTTGGGGTGCGCTTCGCAGCGCAAAAACGGGGTCGGCCTACCTGGTTGGCGACCAGAACCTCCGCTACCGCGAGTTCTTCCAGATGCTCGTCGACGCCGCAGGTTCTTCCCGTATGATCGAAGAGCGCAACGAAGAGCACCCACTGTTACCGGACAATGCCATCATTCAGGGCCGCGGCAATGCGCTTTCTTACGAGCCGGACGCGGAGAATCTGTGCTTGCTCAGTTATACGCGCAATGACTGTGCTCGTGCAGTCCAGGAACTCGTCGATACCGTGCGTGCTGCTGGCTAA